A window of Oryza glaberrima chromosome 2, OglaRS2, whole genome shotgun sequence genomic DNA:
tccggcctagaatagtcaaaggctgggtgaGCTCGGACCTGGAGTCATTGGATCCGCCTACCgatgaagtcggcagcgacttcatacactgacaaccctcgtactcggaggtcatcgatgatatcgatgaaagaCTGAAGGGAGGGAGTTAGggcgggtttggcggtccaTTCCGGGGtcttgtctggttgctcctcAGGAACAACAAAGACTAGATCCgaattttctatctgaagatagaaccacctcgcctgCCATTTGCTACGAGAAGAGGGGCACTAGAAGGGGATGTATCgtgacttcaggccatcccgaagtcggaaaccgACACATCCGGACACCTTTTTACGTTCCATCCAGCATAACTCATGGTAGAAGCGGAAGAGatcaagaaacggctctaccccaatgtaggcctcacaaagatagGAGAAAATactgaggaaggcgatggaattggggttcagatggagcaatgaaaggccgtagaaattcaagacaagaagaaggaattcggaaggcggaggaagaaaaccgcaaAGAATGTAAtcctcaaccgcaaccatgTGGCCTAGGACAGGTTCAGGTTCAATACCTCCTGTTTCCTCTCCATGGTCCCACGCCCAGGGAGAGCACCGTCGTCCTGCAGCTTCTTTAGGGATGCATTGGTGGAGGTGGACTTGTTGAGATTCATCACCGCCGGAGATCACCGGATAGCAAACCGAGATGAACAAATTAGGGTTTTTCTGCTAgagcggagaaggcgagggGTGCTTGGAGGCTGGAAAGTTTTTTGCAGCAAgtggacttcaaaatggatccccaaaactcccttaaataagcgcactaccgacggtgcgaattccaagaaaaggagagagatggccgccaaaaatttctgggtccgttacacGCAGCAGttttcagacttcaatttaaattcactcatgaccgttgaacttcGTGTAATGTTATTGATAACTCTACGTCTCTACGGTTCTCATACCGAGATCGACCAGTTGAGAGCGATAACGATCccgacatcagaagtcgtgATCGgtcacatgagttcatttaagcagaagtcaggggctactgtcagggttacggataaggtataccctctacccttggatgtatGTTGTACACTAATATGGTACacctgcgcgtatacggatgtttcctgtacacgttaaggaaattcatcacgtaACAGAAACGGAGTCCATGAAtagaaggagtcctactcggacaaagactgggtcgttactatatcgtgtggggtccgatatctccgagttctactgggagatcaactgacctgcggtataaaagggaccccccgggaggatctaaggcatcgaatctcaccgccgACACAACCACTACAGcttacgaagtcggagcctacaggagccaagtcgtcaggtgatctagtcgaaccaactcgactacggtctcgtcagTATCATCGAGTTCTTCTATTCCCTTTATAATCTGTGGTTTCAATCATATAATCcaataccaactggattagggctattacctatcaaggggcttgaaccagtataatccttattttctgtttgtttgatgtcgtactacgtagatcctcgtaccaacgtaccccaataccatctatatccggtctacgggtatcccccatcGACACGTATAATGGTATTTGAGCAATGGCAAACCCCTGAAATATGTGTTTTGCATGTCATTCACCTATAAAAAAAGATGCCAAATTAGTGTTAAAAAAGACATATATTGATGATCGGCCGTATATATGTTACTTGCAAGTATATTAGTTCATCTGTCAACAACCTAAAAAATGCAATCAAACTTTTGGGATATGTACACACAAAAGAATCAAATAGCATGAATAGTAACAGCACATGGGCACCCTTTGTGGAGAGTGACTCGCTAGGCGAGCAGCATGCGCATAGATGAATTCAGGAATATAGTTCGACTCAAAATGTGATGGGAAATATGGAAAAAGGAATTTCTTAAATTGATAGCTGCTGACCTGATGTTCCAAGAGGAATTGGATAAAAATCAAAGCAGTTTGGTAAACATATAATTTAGTTCAGCAATTATATATAACTAAACATTATTATACAGCTAAACCATTCAATTGCTATGTCAATAATCAGTAGGAATTTTGATGATTAGTACCATTATAACCCCAAATCAACGGATCTACCCTTCAATTTTCCTCACTGAACAACCTCGAAATATGCAACTCGCTAGCTCAAAACAGTTTTATGCCAACCCAACTAACTTGGTGACTCCAGTCCCAACCAGCTCAAAATAGCACGGTAGCACTTGCATGAGAATAAACAGGGAATCTAGAAGGATCCAATACCTGAGTGAGATGATCCCAGGCAAACCCAATGGCCTTCACCTTGAAGAAGTCCACAAATCACAAGTTCCCAAGAATCTTGAAGAAGGTTTGGCGGAACGACGGACAAACTTGGACGACGCGGGCACAAAAGCACCACGGCGCCATCGGGGAAAGTCCCGGGCAAGGCTCTAGCGGAAAGGGGATGCGTGCGGCGAGGAGTCACGGCAGCGGTGCGCTAGTCTAGCGGTGCATCGTTGCAGATCCGTCGCGAGGAGGGAGGATGCTTGCAGAGCGAGGAGACGGCGGAGATTCGGGGGGCGGAGTCATCGTGGCGGGGATTTATGCAGCGGAGTCGGTGGAATCACTGATGAATAGCATACAACGAGGAAGATAGCGGACGGATGAGATTAGATGAGATAGTGGATACACGGATGAGATGAGAGGGGATGATTTCACGTGTAAGATTGCTAGGGACAActtctttttatattagtatatagaCTAGAAAAATTGCTCGTGCATTGCaatgggtgaaggctattttaattttattattattgtacggtttagttaaggtgaaattaattgtgagaattcgcttggatatatatttttttagaaaatcatgagctgcaattaggagtctgatcatctcaagttagcatgtaagttttttttaaaacgacTTCTTATACGACTGCTTCTGCATTTTCAAAAgggaacgaacttaaaacccgactcaaatatagatttgtattttcaaaagcgaacgaatttaaaaaccgactcatacatagatgatgtaccaaagtacggacaaaaacataaaaatttttataatagttacactgtgagaattcgcttgtatatatagtttttagaaaatcatgagctgcaattatgAGTCAGATCATCTCAAAGTTAGCATACaagttttttaaaacatattttttatatgactccttctgtatttccaaacGCGAACGGATTTAAAATCTCACTCAAATACaaatctgtatttccaaaagcgaacgaacttaaaaaccgactcatacacggatgacgtaccaatgtaccggtaaaaacatcttcaatttttataatagcagAGATATGCTCAATTGGTTCAGTTTAGTAAGTCTGAATTTCACATGAATTTTATCTGAATTCTATTTGAGTATAATAGTAGAGTTTATGATGTTTTCCATGCATGAGTAAATGAGTAATATGAAAGTTCTGCTGAATTTGTTTCTGTAAACCTAAAGAAAGAAACAATATCGACAATCTTGTACACGGAGGATCAACGGGAAAAGGATACACAGCTCGTGGACCTCACGGTGCTGTACCAGAAAGCGATCCAAAAAATAATCACAGAAAAGGCCCGTCGAGAGATACAGGACTCGCATCCTAGAAACGAAAACGATTTTGCTACACCTCACTCGAAagtttttttcttatctctcactcgattttctcacttaaatttacagtgcattttcttgtaagttacaatataatgtataaaacttacattgtaacttttgtaagttacagtgtaatttttaaattttcgcatgtaagttttaaaatttatattggatttggtttttttctcgaagatatggtaatttagtgtccattatggtgtttcttagtTGCTTTTTACCTTTTACTGTGTCTATCGGATTTTAAtccaaagattaaaaatctTTATGATACGATATTTCGAAAGATATATATACTCCCGaacgaaaaaattaaaaaaaaagaaccgttTCCGAAATCTTGTGGGAGGAGCGTTGCCATCAGCGTGCGCCGACACCGCCAGCAGCGGCGACCTCGTCATCGATCTCACCTCACCAATCACCATGAGCAATTCAGCAGCGTGTGGCCGATTGGGCAGATAATAATTAAGCCTAGTAACCCCATTTGCGGCACCATTATTAGGAAGATAATAATGGCCCTTCCCTACCACCACTAGCGAGCGAGGGATGCTGCTATCAATGCCATCCTGGCTGTTACTGTGCGCGCTGCAAcgcatcctctcctctcctagaTCCCatccgcatcttcttcctcgttTGACATTGCCCCTGTTGCTTGCTTCACGTCTCCTCTTCATGTGATCTGAGGCGCTCGCTTTCGGATTCTTGCTCTTCTCGGCGGCTCGCGTTGGGGGAGCGGTGGTGGGGAGGAGATGGGGTTTTTCCGCACTGTGCTGGGTTTCTTCGGGTTTGGGGTGGGAGTCACCATGGGGCTTGTGATTGGGTACTACCTCTTCATCTACTTCCAGCCCACCGACGTCAAGGTACGATTCGCCACCCTTCTTTTCGTTGGATGCCTCGTTGTGGTTTGGCGTCGGGGTGAATTAGTGGAGCTGGAAGCGAGAAACGGGATGGTTTTCGAGGCTTCTCTGTACGAGATGATACAGTGATATGCATTCCTGAAAACTCATGGTTTAGTTCTTTCCTTTGGTTTGGGCTTGCTGTATAGGGTAGCTGGAGTTAGCTTGCTTTCATCGTATAACAGTAGGATTGTGTTCTAATGGGATCCTTCGAATTAGCCCTGCATCTCTACTGTGGATGTGAAGAATAATCATCTGATTGGATGTGATTTATGAGAAGACGAATTTGCAATCTACGAATTTTCGTTATGCATGAGGTGAATTTCAAGGGCTTTATTTTGTACCAAAGCAAATCAGATGTTCGTTGCTAGTACTCCTGAATTTCAAGgactttattttgaatttcaagGTCTCTGTAAATGGAGGTGGCGGCTTTGTTTCCCTTTTGTAGCGACCTCAAAAGGTCTCTCTAGTACTCttgttttttatttgctttGTATGGAAGCAGGGGTTCCGCTTTTGGTCTCAAAAAAGAGCTGGTCAGGGTGCTCTACTTTTCTTCCTGTTTCAGATTGAATATTGTTCGTCCTTTGCAATGGGTCAGAGGAATTGACTTGACCAACAGAAAACACCTAAGTACAAAAATCACAGTAATTCCTTCCTCCAGTGGTTCCAGGACAACCTATTCTTGGAGTGGTTCCAGGACAACCTGAATATCTGTTTTATGCTTGCACGGGCAAATGACGGCCATATTGTATTTTTGGAATTTACTAATGTGCACCGTTGAAATTGAACTTCTGTTAGAACATATGGAATAAAAGTGGACAGCTTGTACATACTATCTGGTAGAATGCATAAATTTATTAGCATTCAATAGATTGGTTAGTCTCTTAGATGTTCTAACCATGACTTGGTATACTGGCTTGAGATTTGATCGATCTGTATCTTCTATCACTGTCATTGTGATTGCATGATTCAGCCTTATATTGCCATTACATAACATACCACTTGCTGTTTGAATGTCAATTGCACAGGACCCTGTAATCAGGCCACTTGTTGAACTTGATACAAAATCTCTAGAAAGCATGCTTCCTGAGGTTCCTCATTGGGTGAAGAATCCAGACTTTGACCGGGTATGCTTACTCTTTGGGTGAACGTGAAGCTTATATTTTGTCATGCCATCTTAAGTTTCTATTTTAATAGGCCTATAGTCTAACGTTACTgattttaactttttgtttATGAAGATTGATTGGCTTAACAAGTTTGTCGAAAACATTTGGCCTTATCTTGACAAGGTTGGCTCATACAAGCTAGTGCAATATTATTTGTCCAAGTTTTTATTTGGCACTGTTTTGTAAATATTGTCTTTTACAGGCAATATGTAAAACTGCAAAGGAAATCGCTAAGCCAATTATTGCTGAGAACACTGCCAAGTATAAGATTGATTCGGTTGAATTTGAGACATTAACATTAGGTTCATTACCACCAACATTTCAAGGTTAGTTCTACTCTTATATCTTAGTTGCAGACATTTTGGATCAATTTAATTACACAGAAGTACTTTTTAGCCAAAAGTTGCTACATCGTAAAAAGACTTTTCATGCTAAGAATGCCTAACTAATTTGATCAAGTAACCATGGAAGATTCAGATCCACGGCTAATTGAAACAACTATATTTATGAACTTTATGTGAAATATCACATTTTTGTTGAAGAGTCAGTTATGAAACTACATAGTCCTTTGTCAGAATAGAAAGAGTATGGCCCAAAGGGCCAGTTACACTtagtttatattatttttaaagttactttattgaatttatagCTTATGTGCCAAATGTGAGTATACCTAGCAACAGCAAGTTGTTTAGGTGTACATTCCAGTCTTACAACTCTGTTAGCAACCGAGACTTCCAATCTCAATTCCACTCAAATATGCAAGCATCCAGTGCAATAGCAACCAAACTCCAGTAAAtagaggtggagaggaggatgaACTAAGGGAATTCAACTGGTGGAAGATGCCAGAAACTTCtggaaggaagaggaagaaggaaggtagggaggaagaagatcgaCAAGGTGCCAACCGGCCACCAGGTCGCCGCCACCGTTTGCCATTCgccgattgatcgatcgatctccccCTAGAAGTGCATACTCTGTTGTTTTGTAGTTCCTCTCCTCTTGGGCTAGGCTTTGGAAGCGACGGAGCCAGCCCAGCCCACTTATGTTCCTAACAAACTCATGTTATTGGCCCTACTCTTGCTCAAGCACTCAGGCTTCTATCTGGATTTGGATTATCAATAATCACTAATAAAATGAAACCAAAAATAAAGTAACTGCCTAGCTTAACTTAGGCATCCAATCCAGGTAAACCTATTTGAAGTTTGAACACTCATTTCCGCGTCAATGAGAAACGTGCAGGATTATGGTGCCAATTAAGCACTTTTGTGATAAAGCTCTCTTCGACCTAGCTTAAAAAGCAAAAATGTATGTTAGCGGAGTTATAGCATACTAGCATattgcccgtgcgttgcaacggaattTTAATCAAAGAAAATTATCATTAACATGTTATTAATATCTCTTAATTGTTGAACATATTTGTTAATTACATGTGGACCTTTTTAGTCCCgcataaatcctttttccttcccACGAAAAGTAGAGAGTTGGTGGGAGTAGTTGAGATGTGGGCCCTCTAGCCCCacatatcattttcttttcttaaaaaagttgggagttggtAGTTGGGGTGGTGgaagaaccaccaccaccactactcccTTTTATAAGGAGTATAGATAAGCCAAGTAGATCCACTTATCGAATATACCACCCAAAATGTTATGTATACTTTCGTTGGACACTTGACTTGTAAGTTTTTGAACATGCAATTCTTCAAATCTACAATGTGGCTTAAGGTTCTATGCTGAAATGGGCTTTTAGCTTCTCATATAAATCTATAGCAAGATATGTTATCCACTTGATCCTACCATCAGCTTATATAAATCTGCTTATATAATTGCCCCTAAGATTATGTTAGGCCAAATTGGGTGACAATGATTTTGTAAATCTGCCAGGTAGACTCTTAAGTTGTACATTGGTCGTGTGATGATAGGAGTGCAAATGACACAGAGATTCCTGACCAATTGACGCTTGTTTTGATTTATACCGACCTAATCACCTGGAAATGGTAAATAGTATAACCAGCCATATACGAAGCCTGAAATGGTTTCACTGTTCTACCAACCGTTGCTTCAGTGTACTGTATTCATCTGGAAATCTGCTAGCCCCAACTGACCAGGCCCAATTTATCCCAGAGTTGTCGACCATGAACTCATGTGCCAGACCCCAACGCGAAATGTCCCAACGCTTCCCATGTGAGCAATCTAAACAAACGATGCTAGCCGGGTAATCATGACCTCCTGCTCTCCTCCCTTGGATCAGATGCAAACCAACAAGCCATCTGACAGTTCATTTAccattgtgaaacaaaatttacGATAAGTACTAAGCTCTGTATGAATATATGCCATTGTGTTGTAGTATCTATATGAACTTATCTTATCTCATTACTACTCGCTAAGTCAAGCGCATGAACATATGGTGCTACATATGAATTCAAGGTTTACTATCTGTACCAGCATGTTTCCACTATGATAGTTCCGCATTACCTGAAATACACAATAATTTCAGAGTACATAACTCTGCTCTGCATTACCTAATTCTACCTAATTCTAAATATTTCTCTTAAGCACCTAGATGATGTTATTGTGTCTGACTGATGTGTTTTTGTATATGATGAGATGATATCGCATTTCCGTAACTTTCCATATAGGGATGAAGGTCTACACCACAGATGAGCAAGAACTTATAATGGAACCTTCCATCAAGTGGGCTGGAAATCCGAATATCACTGTTGTTGTCAAAGCATTTGGGCTAAAAGCAACTGCACAGGTACAACCATTTAAGAGAAAGTGTGAAAATTAaaggaaatatatatttttttgattcCGTCCTGATGGGATTAGGCTAATTTGCAGACTTATAATTCTATTCAAAAGTTATATTGATCCAGTATTATATGTCTAATATTGTAGGTTATTGATTTGCATGTTTTTGCTCTACCACGCATAACATTGAAGCCCTTGGTGCCTAGCTTTCCTTGTTTTGCTAAAATAGTTGTTTCACTTATGGAGAAGGTAAACACTCAAGCATATATTCATTCTGGTAATTACTGATGGAATCGTCAATGCTTGTATTCTTCTTTGCAGCCACATGTTGATTTTGGTCTGAAACTCTTAGGAGCAGATCTCATGGCAATTCCAGGTCTCTATGTATTTGTTCAGGTAACATAGTTTCCatatcatcaaatatttaggataTACTGATATATCCCATAGGGTTATATTTCATTTATCTCAATTGCATTTCTGGTGTTCATGAATTATAGAATAATGAATGATTTGACGTATCCCTTATAAGAGAGATTAAGTAGAACATAAACTCCACTAAACTACTCTCAGTTTTCTGCTTAAGTGCCTATTCATCCGGTTTTCTTTGATTATTCCACTACTACATTTTAGCCTAAATTTTCACCTGTCTACTCTAACTTAATCTGTGGCGTTTTTTCTTCACAAATGTTGATGGTGACATGTCGGCAACTGTTGACTTTTCCCTACCTTGCAGGAGATTATCAAGACTCAGGTAGCAAACATGTACTTGTGGCCAAAAGTACTTGAGGTGCCAATCATGGATCCAGCAAAGTAATGCATGCTATAATCTATCTACTATTTTGCAAGGCATGTCCTTCTGGTTGCTAATTTGGTATCTTCTTTTTATAACATTGAATTGAAGAGCACAAAAGAAGCCTGTTGGAATTTTGCATGTTAACATCGTACGGGCTGTCAAACTCACCAAAAAGGATTTTCTGGGAAAATCGGATCCATATGTGAAGTTAAAGCTAACAGAGGAAAAACTCCCATCAAAGAAAACGTCAGTGAAGCGGAGCAACTTGAACCCTGAATGGAATGAAGATTTCAAATTAGTTGTCAAAGACCCAGAATCTCAGGCTCTTGAGCTTACTGTTTACGATTGGGAGCAGGTAATggttaataattttaaatatccTCCTGAGCTGTTTAATCCAGATGCTTTCAATCCTACATACAATTTTCTTATCAGGTTGGGAAGCACGACAAGATTGGAATGAGTGTTATCCCATTGAAAGAGCTTATTCCTGATGAGGCAAAGTCACTTACACTTGACTTACACAAGACTATGGATGCTAATGACCCAGCAAATGACAAGTTCCGGGGGCAGCTCACTGTTGATGTAACATATAAGCCTTTCAAGGAAGGTGATTCTGATGTTGATACAAGTGATGAATCTGGCACCATTG
This region includes:
- the LOC127762927 gene encoding synaptotagmin-2-like, translated to MGFFRTVLGFFGFGVGVTMGLVIGYYLFIYFQPTDVKDPVIRPLVELDTKSLESMLPEVPHWVKNPDFDRIDWLNKFVENIWPYLDKAICKTAKEIAKPIIAENTAKYKIDSVEFETLTLGSLPPTFQGMKVYTTDEQELIMEPSIKWAGNPNITVVVKAFGLKATAQVIDLHVFALPRITLKPLVPSFPCFAKIVVSLMEKPHVDFGLKLLGADLMAIPGLYVFVQEIIKTQVANMYLWPKVLEVPIMDPAKAQKKPVGILHVNIVRAVKLTKKDFLGKSDPYVKLKLTEEKLPSKKTSVKRSNLNPEWNEDFKLVVKDPESQALELTVYDWEQVGKHDKIGMSVIPLKELIPDEAKSLTLDLHKTMDANDPANDKFRGQLTVDVTYKPFKEGDSDVDTSDESGTIEKAPDGTPEGGGLLVVIVHEAQDVEGKHHTNPYVRIVFRGEERKTKHIKKNRDPRWEQEFQFVCEEPPINDKMQIEVISRPPSIGIHSKENLGYVVISLADVINNKRINEKYHLIDSKNGRIQLEFQWRTS